From the genome of Streptomyces sp. NBC_00659, one region includes:
- a CDS encoding FAD binding domain-containing protein, whose product MTTHAPQTAQAVTLPVSLDEAVAALSAMPTAVPVAGGTDLMAAVNSGQLRPAALVGLGRITEIRGWQYQDGHALLGAGLTHARMGRPDFAALIPALAAAARAAGPPQIRNAGTLGGNIATAAPTGDALPVLAALEATLIIAGPGGARREIPVSHLLAGVDMLRGGELIGYVRVPLLHAPQVFLKATGRTGPGRALASVAVVLDPARRGVRCAVGAIAPMPLRPLDAEAWVAQLIDWDNNRAIVPEALTAFGEYVAAACIPDPVPAEDGTLTPLPPAVLHLRRTVAALARRALGRALS is encoded by the coding sequence TTGACCACGCACGCACCGCAGACGGCGCAGGCCGTGACGCTGCCCGTCTCGCTGGACGAGGCGGTGGCGGCGCTGTCCGCCATGCCCACGGCCGTTCCGGTCGCGGGCGGCACGGACCTCATGGCCGCGGTCAACTCCGGGCAGCTCAGGCCGGCCGCGCTCGTCGGCCTCGGCCGGATCACCGAGATCCGCGGCTGGCAGTACCAGGACGGCCACGCGCTGCTCGGCGCGGGTCTCACGCACGCCCGCATGGGCCGCCCCGACTTCGCCGCCCTGATCCCGGCGCTCGCGGCCGCCGCGCGGGCGGCCGGACCGCCGCAGATCCGCAACGCCGGCACTCTCGGCGGCAACATCGCCACGGCCGCGCCCACGGGCGACGCGCTGCCCGTACTGGCCGCCCTGGAAGCCACGCTGATCATCGCGGGGCCGGGCGGAGCCCGCCGCGAGATCCCCGTGTCGCACCTGCTCGCCGGCGTGGACATGCTCCGCGGCGGAGAACTCATCGGCTATGTGCGCGTGCCGCTGCTGCACGCCCCGCAGGTCTTCCTGAAGGCCACCGGCCGCACCGGACCCGGGCGCGCCCTCGCCTCCGTGGCGGTCGTCCTCGACCCGGCCCGGCGCGGCGTCCGCTGCGCCGTGGGCGCCATAGCGCCCATGCCGCTGCGACCGCTGGACGCCGAGGCCTGGGTGGCCCAGCTCATCGACTGGGACAACAACCGCGCGATCGTCCCGGAGGCGCTGACCGCGTTCGGCGAGTACGTGGCCGCGGCCTGCATCCCGGACCCCGTCCCCGCCGAGGACGGAACCCTCACACCGCTTCCGCCCGCCGTACTGCACCTGCGGCGCACCGTCGCCGCGCTGGCCCGACGAGCACTTGGAAGGGCACTGTCGTGA
- a CDS encoding beta-N-acetylhexosaminidase, with protein sequence MMDTGLIPAPLVVDGAAHGRFALDADTVLWAAPGTDSTGRWLGSTLGAALGLPLRPGPQNAPRAVRLLLDGALGPEAYRLAVGGDGVEIRGGDAAGVFWGAQTLRQLLGPDAFRRAPVRPRAAYEIEHGTIEDAPRFRWRGLMLDVARHFMPKEGVLRYLDLLAAHKLNVFHFHLTDDQGWRVQINRYPKLTEIGSWRARTKFGHRASPLWEEKPHGGFYTQDDIREIVAYAAERHIAVVPEIDIPGHSQAAIAAYPELGNTDVIDTTSLTVWDDWGVSKNVLAPTDNTLRFYEGVFEELLDLFPADPDRFPEFSGFFHIGGDECAKDQWKESATAQARIRELGLADEDGLQAWFIRHFDDWLSARGRRLIGWDEILEGGLAPGAAVSSWRGYQGGVTAARAGHDVVMCPEQHVYLDYRQSAGEDEPVPIAYVRTLEDVYRFEPVPPQLTEGEARHVLGTQANLWTEVTEDRTRVDYQAFPRLAAFAEVAWSRLPAPAERDFAAFERRMNAHYGRLDALGVAYRAPSGPRPWQRRPGVLGRPIEGAPPNV encoded by the coding sequence ATGATGGATACGGGCCTGATTCCCGCGCCCCTCGTCGTCGACGGTGCCGCGCACGGACGGTTCGCACTGGACGCGGACACCGTCCTGTGGGCCGCGCCCGGCACGGACAGCACCGGCCGCTGGCTCGGCTCGACGCTCGGCGCCGCACTCGGACTGCCCCTGCGACCTGGGCCGCAGAACGCCCCGCGCGCCGTACGTCTGCTCCTCGACGGCGCCCTGGGGCCGGAGGCGTACCGGCTCGCCGTCGGCGGCGACGGTGTCGAGATCCGCGGCGGCGACGCGGCCGGGGTCTTCTGGGGCGCCCAGACACTGCGTCAGCTGCTCGGCCCCGACGCTTTCCGCCGGGCCCCGGTCCGTCCGCGGGCGGCGTACGAAATCGAGCACGGCACCATCGAGGACGCACCCCGATTCCGCTGGCGCGGCCTGATGCTCGACGTCGCCCGGCACTTCATGCCCAAGGAAGGTGTCCTGCGCTACCTCGATCTGCTGGCCGCGCACAAACTCAACGTCTTCCACTTCCATCTCACCGACGATCAGGGGTGGCGTGTTCAGATCAATCGCTATCCGAAGCTGACGGAGATCGGTTCCTGGCGGGCCCGCACCAAATTCGGCCACCGGGCCTCGCCGCTGTGGGAGGAGAAGCCGCACGGAGGCTTCTACACCCAGGACGACATCCGGGAGATCGTCGCGTACGCGGCCGAGCGGCATATCGCCGTCGTCCCCGAAATCGACATCCCCGGCCACTCGCAGGCGGCCATCGCCGCGTATCCGGAACTGGGCAACACCGACGTCATCGACACGACCTCCCTGACCGTCTGGGACGACTGGGGCGTCTCCAAAAACGTACTCGCCCCCACCGACAACACCCTGCGCTTCTACGAGGGGGTGTTCGAGGAACTCCTCGACCTGTTCCCGGCGGACCCGGACCGCTTCCCGGAGTTCTCCGGTTTCTTCCACATCGGGGGTGACGAGTGCGCCAAGGACCAGTGGAAGGAGTCGGCCACGGCACAGGCGCGCATCAGGGAACTCGGGCTCGCCGACGAGGACGGGCTGCAGGCCTGGTTCATCCGGCACTTCGACGACTGGCTGTCCGCGCGGGGACGTCGGCTGATCGGCTGGGACGAGATCCTGGAGGGCGGTCTCGCGCCGGGCGCCGCGGTGTCGTCGTGGCGCGGCTACCAGGGCGGCGTCACGGCCGCGCGCGCGGGCCACGACGTGGTCATGTGCCCCGAGCAGCACGTGTACCTGGACTACCGTCAGTCCGCGGGCGAGGACGAACCGGTGCCGATCGCCTATGTGCGCACCCTGGAGGACGTCTACCGCTTCGAGCCCGTTCCGCCGCAGCTCACCGAAGGGGAGGCGCGGCACGTGCTGGGCACGCAGGCCAACCTGTGGACCGAGGTGACGGAGGACCGCACGCGCGTGGACTACCAGGCGTTCCCGAGGCTCGCCGCCTTCGCCGAGGTCGCCTGGAGCCGTCTGCCGGCCCCCGCGGAACGGGACTTCGCCGCCTTCGAGCGGCGGATGAACGCCCACTACGGGCGGCTCGACGCCCTCGGCGTGGCCTACCGCGCACCCTCGGGTCCGCGGCCGTGGCAGCGGCGGCCGGGGGTGCTCGGACGCCCGATCGAGGGGGCGCCCCCGAACGTGTGA
- a CDS encoding DUF3039 domain-containing protein, protein MSTLEPETQPQRGTGTGTLVEPTPQVSHGDGDHERFAHYVQKDKIMASALDGTPVVALCGKVWVPGRDPKKYPVCPMCKEIFESMGAGGDQGKGGDKK, encoded by the coding sequence ATGAGCACTCTTGAGCCTGAGACCCAGCCCCAGCGAGGCACGGGGACGGGGACCCTCGTAGAGCCGACGCCGCAGGTGTCGCACGGCGACGGGGACCACGAGCGCTTCGCCCATTACGTCCAGAAGGACAAGATCATGGCGAGCGCGCTGGACGGCACGCCCGTGGTGGCGCTGTGCGGCAAGGTGTGGGTGCCGGGCCGCGACCCGAAGAAGTACCCCGTGTGTCCCATGTGCAAGGAGATCTTCGAGTCCATGGGCGCCGGCGGCGACCAGGGCAAGGGCGGCGACAAGAAGTAG
- a CDS encoding YqgE/AlgH family protein, with protein MTEVSSLTGRLLVATPALADPNFDRAVVLLLDHDEEGSLGVVLNRPTPVGVGDILENWAGLAGEPGVVFQGGPVSLDSALGVAVIPGGMAGERAPLGWRRVHGAIGLVDLEAPPELLASALGSLRIFAGYAGWGPGQLENELVDGAWYVVESEPGDVSSPSPERLWREVLRRQRSELAMVATYPDDPSLN; from the coding sequence ATGACCGAGGTGTCCTCGCTCACAGGGCGGCTGCTCGTGGCCACGCCCGCCCTGGCGGACCCGAACTTCGACCGCGCGGTGGTGCTGCTCCTCGACCACGACGAGGAGGGCTCCCTCGGTGTCGTCCTCAACCGCCCGACCCCGGTGGGTGTCGGCGACATCCTGGAGAACTGGGCCGGTCTGGCCGGGGAACCGGGTGTCGTCTTCCAGGGCGGCCCCGTCTCGCTGGACTCCGCGCTGGGGGTGGCGGTCATCCCGGGCGGCATGGCGGGGGAGCGCGCGCCCCTCGGCTGGCGGCGTGTGCACGGCGCGATCGGTCTGGTCGACCTGGAGGCCCCGCCCGAGCTTCTGGCCTCGGCCCTCGGCTCCCTGCGCATCTTCGCCGGGTACGCGGGCTGGGGACCGGGCCAGCTGGAGAACGAACTGGTCGACGGTGCCTGGTACGTCGTCGAGTCCGAGCCCGGTGACGTCTCCTCCCCGTCGCCGGAGCGCCTGTGGCGCGAGGTCCTGCGCCGCCAGCGCAGCGAACTGGCGATGGTCGCGACCTACCCCGACGACCCCTCCCTCAACTGA
- the murA gene encoding UDP-N-acetylglucosamine 1-carboxyvinyltransferase, whose protein sequence is MTVNDDVLLVHGGTPLEGEIRVRGAKNLVPKAMVAALLGSGPSRLRNVPDIRDVRVVRGLLQLHGVTVRPGEEPGELILDPSHVESANVADIDAHAGSSRIPILFCGPLLHRLGHAFIPGLGGCDIGGRPIDFHFEVLRQFGAKIEKREDGQYLEAPQRLRGTKIQLPYPSVGATEQVLLTAVLAEGVTELSNAAVEPEIEDLICVLQKMGAIIAMDTDRTIRITGVDSLGGYTHAALPDRLEAASWASAALATEGNIYVRGAQQRSMMTFLNTYRKVGGAFEIDDEGIRFWHPGSQLKSIALETDVHPGFQTDWQQPLVVALTQATGLSIIHETVYESRLGFTSALNQMGAHIQLYRECLGGSVCRFGQRNFLHSAVVSGPTKLQGADLVIPDLRGGFSYLIAALAAQGTSRVHGIELINRGYENFMEKLMELGAKVELPGKALG, encoded by the coding sequence ATGACCGTCAACGACGATGTCCTGCTTGTCCATGGCGGAACCCCGCTTGAGGGCGAGATCCGTGTCCGCGGTGCGAAGAACCTCGTGCCGAAAGCCATGGTCGCCGCCCTGCTGGGCAGCGGACCGAGCCGGCTGCGCAATGTCCCCGACATCCGCGACGTACGTGTCGTACGCGGGCTGCTGCAGTTGCACGGTGTGACCGTCCGCCCGGGTGAGGAGCCCGGTGAGCTGATCCTCGATCCCTCGCACGTCGAGAGCGCGAACGTCGCCGACATCGATGCCCACGCGGGCTCGTCGCGCATCCCGATCCTCTTCTGCGGCCCGCTGCTGCACCGGCTGGGCCACGCGTTCATCCCGGGCCTCGGCGGCTGCGACATCGGCGGCCGGCCGATCGACTTCCACTTCGAGGTGCTGCGGCAGTTCGGCGCGAAGATCGAGAAGCGGGAGGACGGCCAGTACCTGGAGGCCCCGCAGCGGCTGCGCGGCACCAAGATCCAGCTTCCGTACCCGTCCGTGGGCGCGACCGAGCAGGTGCTGCTGACCGCGGTCCTCGCGGAGGGTGTCACGGAGCTCTCGAACGCGGCCGTGGAGCCGGAGATCGAGGACCTGATCTGCGTCCTTCAGAAGATGGGCGCCATCATCGCGATGGACACCGACCGGACGATCCGCATCACCGGTGTGGACTCGCTCGGCGGTTACACCCACGCGGCGCTCCCGGACCGCCTGGAGGCCGCCTCCTGGGCTTCCGCGGCGCTGGCGACCGAGGGCAACATCTACGTCCGCGGCGCTCAGCAGCGGTCGATGATGACGTTCCTGAACACCTACCGCAAGGTGGGCGGTGCCTTCGAGATCGACGACGAGGGCATCCGCTTCTGGCACCCGGGCTCGCAGCTCAAGTCCATCGCGCTGGAGACGGACGTCCACCCCGGCTTCCAGACGGACTGGCAGCAGCCGCTGGTCGTGGCCCTGACGCAGGCCACCGGCCTGTCGATCATCCACGAGACGGTGTACGAGTCCCGGCTGGGCTTCACGTCCGCGCTGAACCAGATGGGCGCGCACATCCAGCTCTACCGCGAGTGCCTCGGCGGCTCCGTCTGCCGCTTCGGCCAGCGCAACTTCCTGCACTCCGCGGTCGTTTCGGGCCCGACGAAGCTTCAGGGCGCCGACCTGGTCATCCCCGACCTGCGCGGCGGCTTCTCGTACCTGATCGCGGCGCTGGCGGCGCAGGGCACGTCCCGCGTCCACGGCATCGAGCTGATCAACCGCGGCTACGAGAACTTCATGGAGAAGCTCATGGAACTCGGCGCGAAGGTCGAACTGCCGGGCAAGGCGCTCGGCTAG
- a CDS encoding HU family DNA-binding protein has translation MNRSELVAALADRAEVTRKDADAVLAAFAETVGEIVAKGDEKVTIPGFLTFERTHRAARTARNPQTGDPIQIPAGFSVKVSAGSKLKEAAKGN, from the coding sequence ATGAACCGCAGTGAGCTGGTGGCCGCGCTGGCCGACCGCGCCGAGGTGACCCGCAAGGACGCCGACGCCGTTCTGGCCGCTTTCGCCGAGACCGTCGGCGAGATCGTCGCCAAGGGCGACGAGAAGGTGACCATCCCCGGCTTCCTGACCTTCGAGCGCACCCACCGTGCCGCTCGCACCGCGCGCAACCCGCAGACCGGCGACCCGATCCAGATCCCGGCCGGCTTCAGCGTGAAGGTCTCCGCGGGCAGCAAGCTCAAGGAAGCCGCCAAGGGCAACTAG